Proteins encoded within one genomic window of uncultured Draconibacterium sp.:
- a CDS encoding HlyD family efflux transporter periplasmic adaptor subunit, with amino-acid sequence MADEQDKIEIRSGEVQEILGGVPSRIVRYGILMFVAIFSLIIIFSFIFYYPDILRSNIVVTTENPPATLVARATGKIEKLFVEDKDHVTAGQTIALIENPADYTDVLELEQMISSVQPAFDTLNFTVSQRFNKSLQLGTIQEYYSQFLTRYEELNEFYQRNYYILKEESYKEQLKNARILYDRLWEQKVAIDKEYQIKQRNYERQKKLLAGEVVSSTVLEQAESEMLSKKSELDGLRSTLAEKQIDISELDQKIIENEKEYHDFKIQYESALIEAFNNLKSQASDWFLTYVLRSPIDGVVTFNKFYAENQNITEGDRVLTIVPEDVGEVIGKVELPVRGSGKVKEGLDVNVKFDNYPYMEYGLVRGKVKSVSLVPEDSFYMVEITFPNGLVTNYDNILQMQSQLMGQAEIITEDLRLIQRIFNPLKSLWKERINQ; translated from the coding sequence ATGGCTGACGAGCAAGATAAAATAGAAATCCGGTCTGGCGAAGTACAGGAGATACTTGGTGGAGTTCCGTCGCGCATTGTGCGGTATGGAATTCTCATGTTCGTTGCCATCTTTTCGCTGATCATTATTTTTAGCTTTATTTTTTATTATCCCGATATTTTGCGCTCGAACATTGTTGTAACTACCGAAAATCCACCGGCTACATTGGTTGCCCGTGCTACCGGAAAAATCGAGAAGTTGTTTGTGGAGGATAAAGACCATGTAACTGCAGGACAAACTATCGCTTTAATTGAGAATCCGGCAGACTATACTGATGTGTTGGAACTGGAGCAAATGATAAGCTCTGTACAGCCAGCTTTCGATACGCTTAATTTTACTGTTTCGCAACGATTTAATAAAAGTCTGCAGTTGGGTACTATTCAGGAATATTATTCGCAGTTTTTAACCCGCTACGAAGAATTGAATGAATTCTACCAACGCAACTATTATATATTAAAAGAGGAGTCGTATAAAGAGCAGTTGAAAAATGCCCGCATTCTGTACGACCGCCTTTGGGAACAGAAAGTTGCCATCGACAAAGAATACCAGATCAAACAACGCAATTACGAACGCCAGAAAAAATTGCTGGCCGGCGAAGTTGTTTCTTCCACTGTTTTGGAGCAAGCTGAATCCGAGATGTTGAGTAAAAAATCGGAGCTCGATGGACTTCGTTCAACGCTGGCGGAAAAACAAATTGATATCAGTGAACTGGATCAGAAAATTATTGAAAACGAAAAAGAATACCACGATTTTAAAATCCAATACGAATCGGCATTGATAGAGGCTTTTAATAACCTGAAAAGCCAGGCAAGCGATTGGTTTTTAACTTATGTTTTGCGATCGCCAATCGATGGGGTTGTTACTTTTAATAAGTTTTATGCCGAAAACCAGAATATTACCGAAGGCGACCGTGTTTTAACCATTGTGCCGGAAGATGTTGGCGAGGTGATAGGAAAAGTTGAATTGCCTGTTCGTGGTTCAGGGAAAGTAAAAGAAGGCCTCGATGTAAATGTGAAATTCGACAATTACCCGTACATGGAATACGGTTTGGTACGCGGTAAAGTAAAAAGTGTTTCGCTGGTGCCCGAAGACAGTTTTTATATGGTAGAGATCACGTTCCCTAATGGATTGGTAACCAACTACGATAACATACTGCAAATGCAAAGTCAGCTGATGGGACAAGCCGAAATTATTACCGAAGACCTGCGTTTGATTCAACGAATTTTCAATCCTTTAAAATCACTTTGGAAAGAGCGGATAAACCAGTGA
- the rpsL gene encoding 30S ribosomal protein S12, whose protein sequence is MPTIQQLVRKGRQTKVEKSKSPALDSCPQRRGVCVRVYTTTPKKPNSAMRKVARVRLTNGKEVNAYIPGEGHNLQEHSIVLVRGGRVKDLPGVRYHLIRGALDTAGVEGRLQRRSKYGAKKPKK, encoded by the coding sequence ATGCCAACTATTCAACAGTTAGTTAGAAAAGGAAGACAGACTAAAGTTGAGAAAAGTAAATCTCCGGCTTTAGATTCATGCCCACAACGTCGTGGAGTATGTGTTCGTGTTTATACCACTACACCAAAGAAACCTAACTCGGCAATGCGTAAAGTTGCAAGGGTAAGGTTAACCAATGGTAAAGAGGTGAATGCTTACATTCCTGGTGAAGGCCACAACCTTCAGGAGCACTCAATCGTGCTTGTTCGTGGAGGTAGGGTAAAAGACCTTCCTGGTGTACGTTATCACTTGATTCGCGGTGCGCTGGATACTGCGGGTGTTGAAGGACGTTTACAACGTCGTTCGAAATATGGTGCGAAAAAACCGAAAAAATAA
- the rpsG gene encoding 30S ribosomal protein S7: MRKSKPKKRILLPDPKFNDTLVTRFVNDLMVDGKKSTAYTVFYEAMDMVEKRMKDTELSPLDVWKKALENITPNVEVKSRRVGGATFQVPMEVRPERKNAISIKNMILFARKRSGRSMADKLSAEIIAAFNEEGGAYKRKEDTHRMAEANRAFAHFRF; this comes from the coding sequence ATGAGAAAGTCGAAACCAAAGAAGAGGATCCTTTTACCGGATCCAAAATTCAACGACACTTTAGTAACCCGTTTTGTAAATGACCTTATGGTCGACGGGAAAAAATCTACAGCCTACACAGTATTCTACGAGGCTATGGATATGGTAGAAAAAAGAATGAAAGACACAGAGTTGTCTCCTCTTGATGTTTGGAAAAAAGCATTAGAGAACATTACTCCAAATGTTGAAGTTAAGAGTCGCCGTGTTGGTGGTGCTACTTTCCAGGTTCCTATGGAAGTTCGTCCTGAAAGAAAAAACGCCATCAGTATCAAAAATATGATTTTGTTTGCCCGTAAACGTTCGGGAAGATCTATGGCTGATAAATTATCTGCTGAGATCATCGCTGCTTTCAACGAGGAAGGTGGAGCATACAAGAGAAAAGAAGATACCCACAGAATGGCAGAAGCTAACCGTGCATTCGCACACTTCAGATTCTAG
- the fusA gene encoding elongation factor G encodes MAKQDLKYTRNIGIMAHIDAGKTTVTERILFYTGLTHRIGEVHDGAATMDWMEQEQERGITITSAATTTFWKHKDQEYKVNIIDTPGHVDFTVEVERSLRILDGTVALFCAVGGVEAQSETVWRQAEKYGVPRIAFVNKMDRQGADFFNVYNEIKEKLGANPVPMQIPIGSEESFEGVVDLVEMKAVRWEDDATMGTKYVLSEIPEELQAQAEEWKEKLVESVAEVDDAILERYFEDPDSITAEEMMAVIRKATLEGVIIPMMCGSAFKNKGVQRLLDAVCEFLPSPLDKEEITGKNPVIDKEVVRHPDADEPLAALAFKIATDPFVGRLAFIRVYSGTLNAGDTVYNSRTGKKERISRLYQMHSNKQNPKDSISAGDICAAVGFKDIRTGDTLGDLKNPIELESMDFPEPVIGIAIEPKSQKDVDKLGNGLAKLAEEDPTFVVNTDEDSGQTVIRGMGELHLEILIDRLKREFKVECNQGAPQVAYKEAITESVELREVFKKQTGGRGKFADVIVKVEPAEEGKDGLEFIDAVKGGRIPREFIPSVEKGFKDALANGPLAGFPVDSLKVTLLDGSFHPVDSDQLSFEICARQAFKSAASKAKPALLEPIMNVEVVTPEEYMGDIIADLNRRRGEIASMDSKGNAKVIEAKVPLSEQFGYVTVLRTLSSGRATSSMEFSHYAEVPRGLAEKVLEDCNGKVDLLK; translated from the coding sequence ATGGCTAAACAAGATCTGAAATATACCAGAAACATTGGTATTATGGCGCATATCGACGCCGGTAAAACCACAGTAACAGAGCGTATTCTGTTTTATACAGGTTTAACTCACCGTATTGGTGAGGTGCACGATGGTGCTGCTACAATGGACTGGATGGAGCAGGAGCAGGAAAGAGGTATTACTATTACTTCTGCTGCAACTACTACATTCTGGAAACACAAAGACCAGGAATATAAAGTAAACATTATTGATACTCCGGGACACGTTGACTTCACTGTTGAGGTTGAGCGTTCATTACGAATTCTGGACGGAACTGTTGCATTGTTTTGCGCCGTTGGAGGTGTAGAAGCACAGTCGGAAACTGTATGGCGTCAAGCTGAAAAATACGGTGTTCCACGTATTGCATTCGTAAACAAAATGGACCGTCAGGGTGCCGATTTCTTTAACGTATACAACGAGATTAAAGAAAAATTAGGTGCTAACCCTGTTCCAATGCAAATTCCTATTGGTTCTGAAGAGAGTTTCGAAGGGGTTGTTGACCTTGTAGAAATGAAAGCAGTTCGTTGGGAAGATGATGCAACTATGGGAACAAAGTACGTTCTAAGCGAAATTCCTGAGGAATTGCAAGCTCAAGCTGAAGAGTGGAAAGAAAAGTTAGTTGAATCAGTTGCAGAAGTTGACGACGCAATTTTAGAGCGTTATTTCGAAGATCCTGATTCAATTACTGCAGAAGAAATGATGGCTGTTATCCGTAAAGCAACGTTGGAAGGAGTAATTATTCCAATGATGTGTGGATCAGCATTTAAAAATAAAGGTGTTCAGCGTTTGTTGGATGCTGTTTGTGAATTCTTACCATCACCACTTGATAAAGAGGAAATTACTGGTAAAAACCCGGTAATCGACAAAGAGGTTGTACGTCATCCTGATGCTGACGAGCCATTGGCTGCATTGGCATTTAAAATTGCTACCGACCCATTCGTAGGTCGTTTGGCTTTCATTCGTGTGTACTCAGGTACATTGAATGCAGGTGACACTGTATATAACTCACGTACCGGTAAAAAAGAGCGTATCTCGCGTTTGTACCAGATGCACTCTAACAAACAAAACCCAAAAGATTCAATCTCGGCTGGTGATATTTGTGCTGCAGTAGGTTTTAAAGATATCCGTACAGGTGATACACTTGGCGATTTGAAAAACCCAATCGAGCTGGAAAGCATGGATTTCCCGGAACCTGTAATTGGTATCGCTATCGAGCCTAAGTCGCAAAAAGACGTTGATAAACTTGGAAACGGTTTGGCGAAACTGGCAGAGGAAGATCCTACATTCGTTGTTAATACCGACGAAGATTCAGGTCAGACTGTAATCCGTGGTATGGGTGAACTTCACCTTGAAATTTTGATCGACCGTTTAAAACGTGAGTTCAAAGTTGAATGTAACCAGGGAGCGCCTCAGGTAGCCTACAAAGAAGCCATTACCGAATCTGTTGAATTACGCGAGGTATTCAAGAAACAGACTGGCGGTCGTGGTAAATTTGCCGATGTTATTGTAAAAGTTGAACCTGCAGAAGAAGGAAAAGACGGTTTGGAATTTATCGATGCTGTAAAAGGTGGACGTATTCCTCGCGAATTTATCCCTTCAGTAGAAAAAGGTTTTAAAGATGCATTAGCAAATGGTCCGTTGGCAGGTTTCCCTGTTGACAGCTTGAAAGTAACATTGCTCGACGGTTCGTTCCACCCTGTGGATTCAGACCAGTTGTCGTTCGAAATTTGTGCTCGTCAGGCATTTAAGAGCGCTGCTTCAAAAGCAAAACCAGCACTTCTTGAGCCAATTATGAATGTTGAGGTTGTAACTCCTGAGGAGTACATGGGTGACATTATTGCCGACCTTAACCGTCGTCGTGGCGAAATTGCAAGCATGGACAGCAAAGGTAACGCTAAAGTTATCGAAGCTAAAGTGCCACTTTCAGAGCAGTTTGGTTATGTAACCGTATTGCGTACACTTTCTTCAGGTCGTGCAACTTCATCAATGGAATTTAGCCATTATGCAGAAGTTCCACGTGGCCTTGCAGAAAAAGTACTGGAAGATTGTAACGGAAAAGTTGATTTATTAAAATAA
- the rpsJ gene encoding 30S ribosomal protein S10, with the protein MSQKIRIKLKSYDHNLVDKSAEKIVKTVKTTGAVVSGPIPLPTHRRVFTVLRSTFVNKKSREQFQLSSYKRLIDIYSSTAKTIDALMKLELPSGVEVEIKV; encoded by the coding sequence ATGAGTCAAAAGATCAGGATTAAGCTTAAATCGTACGATCACAACTTGGTAGACAAGTCGGCTGAGAAAATCGTTAAAACAGTAAAAACTACTGGTGCTGTAGTAAGTGGTCCTATTCCACTTCCTACTCACCGCAGAGTTTTCACCGTTTTACGTTCAACCTTCGTAAATAAAAAATCGAGGGAGCAATTTCAGTTGTCATCTTACAAACGTTTGATCGACATTTACAGCTCAACCGCTAAAACAATCGACGCACTAATGAAGCTGGAGCTTCCAAGTGGCGTTGAAGTAGAAATTAAAGTTTGA
- the rplC gene encoding 50S ribosomal protein L3: MAGIIGKKIGMTSVFSVEGKNIPCTVIEAGPCVVTQVKTAETDGYEALQLAYGEKKDKHATKAEVGHFKRAGVSPKRKVVEFHNTYQEEFELGQEIDVSIFNEKDYVDIVGVSKGKGFQGVVKRHNFRGVNDATHGQHNRLRAPGSIGASSWPSRVFKGMRMAGRDGGKTVTIENLEVVKIIPEKNVIVVKGSVPGAKGSYLIIRKQWN; the protein is encoded by the coding sequence ATGGCTGGTATTATTGGAAAAAAAATCGGAATGACATCCGTATTCAGTGTTGAGGGGAAAAATATCCCATGCACTGTGATTGAGGCCGGACCTTGTGTAGTTACACAAGTGAAAACGGCAGAGACCGACGGCTACGAAGCGCTTCAGTTAGCTTATGGCGAGAAAAAAGACAAGCACGCCACTAAAGCTGAAGTTGGCCACTTTAAAAGGGCTGGTGTTTCACCAAAGCGCAAAGTAGTAGAGTTTCATAACACCTATCAGGAAGAGTTTGAATTGGGACAAGAAATTGACGTGAGCATTTTCAATGAAAAAGATTACGTTGATATCGTTGGAGTTTCAAAAGGTAAAGGTTTTCAGGGGGTAGTAAAACGTCACAATTTTCGTGGTGTTAATGATGCTACACACGGTCAGCACAACAGGCTGAGAGCACCTGGATCTATCGGAGCATCTTCATGGCCTTCACGCGTATTTAAAGGTATGCGTATGGCAGGTAGAGACGGTGGAAAAACAGTTACTATCGAAAACCTTGAGGTAGTAAAAATTATTCCTGAAAAGAATGTAATAGTGGTAAAAGGTTCAGTACCTGGAGCCAAAGGTTCATACTTAATTATTAGAAAACAATGGAACTAA
- the rplD gene encoding 50S ribosomal protein L4 produces the protein MELSVLNIEGKETGKKVTLNDQIFGIEPSDHAIYLDVKQYMANQRQGTSKSKERGEIAGSTKKIKRQKGTGTARAGSIKSPVFRGGGTIFGPRPRNYGFKLNKKVKQLARKSALTYKASEKSIVVVEDFNFEAPKTKEMVALQSNLQIAEKKALFVLPTENNNIYLSSRNLQDVSVVTASELSTYQILNAKAIVLCEGSVAKIEEAFKL, from the coding sequence ATGGAACTAAGTGTACTGAATATAGAAGGAAAAGAAACCGGAAAAAAAGTCACTTTGAACGACCAGATTTTCGGTATTGAGCCCAGCGACCACGCCATTTATTTGGATGTAAAACAATACATGGCTAACCAACGCCAGGGAACAAGCAAGAGTAAAGAACGTGGTGAAATTGCAGGTAGCACCAAGAAGATTAAAAGACAAAAAGGTACAGGTACAGCACGTGCAGGTAGCATCAAGTCGCCAGTTTTCCGTGGTGGTGGTACTATTTTTGGCCCACGTCCGCGTAACTACGGCTTCAAGCTGAACAAAAAAGTGAAGCAGTTGGCCCGTAAATCAGCATTAACTTACAAAGCAAGCGAGAAGAGCATCGTTGTTGTTGAAGACTTCAATTTTGAAGCTCCAAAAACAAAAGAGATGGTAGCATTACAGAGCAATCTGCAAATTGCTGAAAAAAAGGCACTTTTCGTTTTACCAACTGAAAATAATAACATATATTTGTCGTCGCGAAATTTGCAAGACGTATCGGTTGTAACTGCTTCAGAGTTAAGTACTTATCAGATCTTGAACGCAAAAGCTATTGTGCTTTGTGAGGGATCTGTTGCGAAAATTGAAGAAGCATTTAAACTTTAA
- the rplW gene encoding 50S ribosomal protein L23, protein MEILVKPLVTEKMTDQSERFNRYGFVVARNASKPEIKKAVEDLYNVSVESVNTMVYGGKVKSRYTKGGIITGKTAAFKKAIVTLVEGDSIDFYSNI, encoded by the coding sequence ATGGAAATTTTAGTAAAACCATTAGTTACAGAAAAAATGACCGACCAGTCGGAACGTTTTAACCGTTACGGTTTTGTGGTAGCTCGCAATGCAAGTAAACCTGAAATTAAAAAAGCGGTTGAAGATCTTTATAACGTTTCGGTTGAAAGCGTTAACACCATGGTTTATGGTGGTAAAGTAAAATCGAGATATACCAAAGGTGGTATTATTACTGGTAAAACAGCAGCCTTTAAAAAGGCTATTGTTACTTTGGTTGAAGGAGATAGTATTGACTTTTATAGTAATATATAA
- the rplB gene encoding 50S ribosomal protein L2, whose translation MAVRKLKPVTPGQRHKVIGAFDTITASTPEKSLLEPIKKSGGRNNQGRMTMRYIGGGHKRKYRVIDFMRDKDGVAAVVDSIQYDPNRTARIALLKYEDGEKRYMIAPNGLQVGQTVKSGTGIEPEVGNCLPLAEIPLGTLVHNIELHPGQGGVMARSAGAYAQLTSRDGKYAILKLPSGESRMVLTSCRATVGTVGNTEHNIEKSGKAGRSRWLGRRPRVRGVVMNPVDHPMGGGEGRNSGGHPRSRNGMLAKGYKTRSKKKASNKYIVERRKK comes from the coding sequence ATGGCAGTAAGAAAACTGAAACCAGTAACTCCGGGTCAAAGGCACAAAGTAATTGGTGCTTTTGATACTATTACTGCATCTACACCTGAAAAATCATTGTTGGAGCCCATTAAAAAGTCCGGTGGTCGTAATAACCAGGGACGCATGACAATGAGGTATATAGGTGGGGGACATAAACGCAAATACCGTGTTATCGACTTTATGCGCGATAAAGACGGTGTTGCAGCTGTTGTCGATTCAATTCAGTACGATCCAAACCGTACTGCTCGCATCGCCCTTCTGAAATACGAAGATGGCGAAAAACGTTACATGATTGCGCCTAACGGGTTGCAAGTTGGCCAAACTGTAAAGAGCGGTACCGGAATCGAACCTGAAGTTGGGAATTGTCTTCCCCTTGCTGAAATACCTCTTGGTACTTTGGTTCACAACATTGAACTTCACCCGGGACAGGGTGGGGTGATGGCACGTAGTGCAGGTGCTTATGCACAATTGACCTCACGTGATGGCAAATATGCAATTTTGAAATTGCCATCAGGCGAATCTCGTATGGTACTTACGTCCTGCAGGGCTACAGTAGGTACGGTTGGAAATACAGAACATAACATCGAGAAATCGGGTAAAGCCGGTCGCTCTCGTTGGTTAGGAAGAAGACCTCGTGTTCGTGGTGTAGTAATGAACCCTGTCGATCACCCAATGGGTGGTGGTGAAGGCCGTAACTCAGGAGGACACCCAAGATCACGTAATGGTATGCTTGCGAAAGGTTATAAAACCCGTTCGAAGAAAAAAGCTTCCAACAAGTATATTGTAGAACGTAGGAAAAAATAG
- the rpsS gene encoding 30S ribosomal protein S19: protein MSRSLKKGPFIDFKLERKVLAMNESNKKSVVKTWARASVISPDFVGHTIAVHNGNKFIPVYVTENMVGHRLGEFAPTRTFRGHAGNKKR from the coding sequence ATGAGTCGTTCATTAAAAAAAGGTCCATTTATCGATTTCAAGTTAGAGCGTAAAGTTTTAGCTATGAATGAATCGAACAAAAAATCGGTTGTGAAAACCTGGGCCAGAGCATCAGTAATTTCTCCTGATTTTGTAGGACACACTATTGCAGTACATAATGGAAACAAATTCATCCCGGTATATGTCACCGAAAATATGGTGGGACACCGTTTGGGCGAATTTGCTCCAACCCGTACATTCAGGGGGCATGCTGGTAATAAGAAAAGATAG